The following proteins are encoded in a genomic region of Mycolicibacterium rutilum:
- the eccE gene encoding type VII secretion protein EccE, whose amino-acid sequence MTVRIALAALAVVLAVLAYPWQSTTDWWILGVGAAVVIVVLAWWRGQFLTTMIARRFAVWRRNHGRTIEQHPNQTTVVLRVDDPAGRGVALPVLAGYVERFGLRSEKVRVTNRASAGVTDTWVSLTFDARTNLAALQARSKELPLRETATIAGRRLADHLRETGLDAVIVESAPAPLEGWERETWRGVHDERGFISGYAIPVDELLGERLAQAWSDRAETWTALEFSGTAAQPVVAAVCAVRATEPGPALPGLIEQRGLQGPLLTALDPAAVGRLGVPSRPAPAGLLDTLGWPAGTEQFSRT is encoded by the coding sequence GTGACCGTACGAATCGCATTGGCGGCGTTGGCCGTCGTCCTGGCCGTCCTGGCGTATCCCTGGCAGTCGACGACGGACTGGTGGATCCTCGGCGTGGGCGCGGCGGTCGTCATCGTCGTGCTGGCGTGGTGGCGCGGGCAGTTCCTGACCACCATGATCGCGCGGCGGTTCGCGGTGTGGCGACGCAATCACGGCAGGACGATCGAGCAGCACCCCAACCAGACGACCGTGGTGCTGCGCGTCGACGACCCGGCGGGCCGCGGGGTCGCGTTGCCGGTGCTGGCCGGATACGTCGAGCGTTTCGGGCTGCGCAGCGAGAAGGTCCGGGTGACCAACCGCGCCAGTGCCGGGGTCACCGACACCTGGGTGAGCCTGACGTTCGATGCCCGCACCAACCTCGCTGCGCTGCAGGCACGTTCGAAAGAGCTGCCGCTGCGTGAGACGGCGACGATCGCCGGCCGCCGGCTCGCCGACCATCTGCGGGAGACCGGGCTGGACGCCGTGATCGTCGAATCCGCGCCCGCTCCGCTGGAGGGATGGGAACGCGAGACTTGGCGCGGTGTGCACGACGAGCGCGGCTTCATCTCGGGCTATGCCATCCCTGTCGATGAACTGCTGGGGGAGCGGCTCGCGCAGGCCTGGTCGGACCGGGCCGAGACGTGGACGGCACTCGAATTCAGCGGCACCGCAGCACAACCGGTGGTGGCCGCGGTGTGCGCGGTCCGAGCCACGGAACCCGGGCCGGCGCTGCCGGGCCTGATCGAGCAGCGCGGGCTGCAGGGCCCGCTGCTGACCGCGCTGGATCCTGCGGCGGTGGGCCGCCTGGGTGTGCCGAGCAGGCCCGCGCCGGCGGGACTGCTGGACACGCTGGGCTGGCCGGCGGGCACCGAGCAGTTCAGTCGAACATGA
- the mycP gene encoding type VII secretion-associated serine protease mycosin — protein MPAAQAITPPQVDPGVPPPSGAPGPVQPMAQRGQCVTTGVLPGTDPGAPNPNQTMLNLDGAWKYSRGDGQLVAVLDTGVKPGPRLPDVDPGGDFVESTNGLTDCDGHGTLVAGLIAGKPGADGFSGVAPGARILSIRSTSAHFAPRETGENPATARVALDVATLARAVVRAADLGARVINISAVTCLPATEEVDQSELGAALRYAAVDKDAVIVAAAGNNKAGLNPGSACPSNPLSDPGRPEDPRNWAGVTSVSIPSSWQPYVLSVGSLNPDGRPSDFTMAGPWVSIAAPGQNIASVGNADGGGLANAVPDAQGRLFPLNSSSFAAAYVSGVAALVRSRFPELTAEQVRDRLTAGAQGAARAPSNLTGAGLVDAVAALTWDVSAAVGDDAAAEPRPVAAPDQPAPPDATPRIVAFVGTGVLAVLAVVAAAVGVHRRKNSDPQTEAS, from the coding sequence ATGCCTGCCGCGCAGGCGATCACCCCGCCACAGGTTGATCCCGGGGTGCCGCCGCCGTCGGGCGCGCCCGGCCCGGTTCAGCCGATGGCGCAGCGCGGCCAGTGCGTGACGACGGGCGTGCTGCCCGGCACCGACCCTGGCGCGCCGAACCCCAACCAGACGATGCTCAACCTCGACGGCGCGTGGAAGTACAGCCGCGGCGACGGGCAACTCGTCGCCGTCCTCGACACCGGCGTCAAGCCGGGCCCGCGGCTGCCCGACGTCGACCCGGGCGGTGACTTCGTCGAATCGACCAACGGCCTGACCGACTGCGACGGGCACGGCACGCTGGTCGCCGGGCTGATCGCGGGTAAGCCGGGCGCCGACGGGTTCTCCGGGGTGGCACCCGGTGCCCGGATCCTGTCGATTCGTTCCACGTCAGCGCATTTCGCGCCCCGAGAGACCGGTGAGAACCCGGCCACGGCCCGGGTCGCGCTCGATGTGGCGACGTTGGCACGCGCCGTCGTCCGGGCGGCCGATCTGGGTGCGCGGGTGATCAACATCTCCGCTGTCACCTGTCTGCCCGCCACCGAAGAGGTCGACCAGTCCGAACTCGGCGCGGCGTTGCGGTACGCGGCCGTCGACAAGGACGCGGTGATCGTCGCCGCCGCAGGAAACAACAAGGCCGGACTCAACCCGGGGTCGGCGTGCCCCTCGAACCCGCTGTCCGACCCCGGTCGCCCGGAGGACCCGCGCAACTGGGCGGGCGTCACCTCGGTGTCGATCCCGTCGTCGTGGCAGCCTTACGTGCTGTCCGTCGGATCGCTGAATCCGGACGGCCGGCCATCGGATTTCACGATGGCGGGTCCCTGGGTGAGCATCGCGGCGCCCGGGCAGAACATCGCGTCGGTGGGCAACGCCGACGGCGGCGGCCTGGCCAACGCGGTGCCCGATGCGCAGGGCCGGCTGTTCCCGCTCAACAGTTCCAGCTTCGCGGCGGCGTATGTGTCCGGCGTTGCGGCGTTGGTGCGCAGCCGTTTTCCGGAGCTGACCGCCGAGCAGGTGCGCGACCGGCTCACCGCCGGGGCGCAGGGCGCGGCGCGCGCACCGTCGAATCTGACCGGCGCCGGACTCGTCGACGCCGTGGCGGCGTTGACCTGGGACGTCAGCGCAGCCGTCGGTGATGACGCCGCGGCCGAACCGCGGCCCGTCGCCGCCCCCGACCAACCGGCCCCGCCCGACGCCACCCCGCGCATCGTCGCGTTCGTCGGCACCGGTGTGCTGGCCGTGCTCGCGGTGGTCGCGGCGGCGGTCGGTGTGCACCGGCGCAAGAACTCTGACCCTCAGACGGAGGCATCGTGA